The Anoplolepis gracilipes chromosome 17, ASM4749672v1, whole genome shotgun sequence genome window below encodes:
- the Sec3 gene encoding exocyst complex component 1 translates to MAAIRHTLQREVFTPSDEKLLSVCYVSKAYKKKKMSFLCLATTTDTPGSLILYQIKKNDKNVYKKKQSWPLSDIQIVDGVKNDSMDIELHIDKVYKWSSTTVQERRTFISNLYTYSYSLAQRPEFKNVPKEWLIDPIALKESDSITFTPDLLASPITSDYQSITEKEAADLKQMMENCEYAVSNAELFMETLSKDLSILDGENVHSVLASEQRVTQLMNSIDAAIIEASIVEARLATYDEALGRIREVMARVGQKNQAIHTANNNARLLLDQLNLVISQLDISPTHQRTLNEAELPGEREELGFAGAALLKAITAPLPPGLDKLSAVTEQKRRLDKLKAKFSVIVARHLNNLFIHLGNDIGDASTSMTDLILPTHQGVHNELVPYTELMQLLRALDNKAFVLLTKVYTDTMSKLYKRDLKRFFEEAKNKLITKRLQANTSRSSGQKGEDLLNPAPICLLSGEIWTPVDEGNLLDSVLDCVLSQMQPVCLAEQGFCVSFLQLDSVLSPSKSSEMEEIENTSNGAASPGSVTSTASKRLERQVNEDVRATMAAIFPSLETELNNFIGFLDKIDSFWCMYVLVRLSQHVMSAQDTGSFLSMTFASALIHVKRAFDKFMQAQLQSILCDTKVNRRHKCGILPYIENFGPFARTAEKIFRNSDRKVDLEKWYTKLVSAMFEAIVIHSREHHKTPQEVIKMENFHHLYDLLSQLKISVLDHERKEAKQKYQDALRAYVTQYFGRPLEKLNLFFEGVQAKVGAGVKASEVSYQMAFSKQELRRVVKEYPAREVKKGLENLYRKVEKHLCEEENLLQVVWREMQNEFIAQYRNIEELIQRCYPDSNVTLEFTIQDILEFFSEIARSH, encoded by the exons ATGGCAGCTATTCGACATACTTTGCAAAGAGAAGTGTTTACTCCTAGTGACGAGAAGCTACTTAGCGTATGTTATGTCAGCAAAGCTtacaagaagaaaaagatgagCTTTTTATGCCTAGCTACAACGACGGATACGCCAGGATCTCTGATattgtatcaaataaaaaagaatgacaagaatgtttataaaaagaaacaatcaTGGCCTCTGAGTGACATACAAATTGTAGATGGTGTTAAAAATGATTCAATGGATATAGAATTGCATATTGACAAAGTCTACAAATGGTCATCCACTACAGTACAGGAAAGGCGAACGTTTATCAGTAATCTGTATACTTATTCATATAGTCTAGCACAGAGGCCAGAATTCAAAAATGTTCCCAAAGAATGGTTGATTGATCCAATTGCATTAAAAGAGAGCGACAGCATCACATTTACACCTG ATCTTTTGGCATCACCTATTACTTCAGACTATCAATCTATCACTGAAAAAGAGGCTGCTGACTTAAAACAAATGATGGAAAATTGTGAATATGCTGTTTCTAATGCTGAGCTTTTTATGGAAACCCTTTCAAAGGATCTATCCATTCTTGATGGg GAAAATGTACACTCAGTCTTAGCATCAGAGCAGAGGGTAACACAGCTGATGAATAGTATAGATGCAGCGATAATCGAAGCTTCTATCGTAGAAGCGCGATTAGCGACGTACGATGAAGCATTAGGAAGAATAAGAGAAGTAATGGCTCGAGTTGGACAAAAGAATCAAGCCATACATACGGCCAATAATAATGCAAGGCTTTTGTTAGATCAGCTAAATCTAGTCATT TCACAATTAGATATTTCTCCAACACATCAACGTACTTTGAATGAAGCTGAATTGCCAGGCGAAAGAGAAGAGCTTGGTTTTGCAGGTGCAGCACTTTTAAAGGCAATCACAGCACCTCTTCCACCAGGTTTGGACAAGTTGAGTGCTGTCACTGAACAAAAAAGACGGTTAGATAAGCTTAAAGCGAAATTCTCAGTTATTGTTGCCAGACATTTAAACAATCTTTTTATACACTTg GGTAATGATATTGGAGATGCATCGACTTCCATGACAGATCTAATTTTACCGACTCACCAAGGAGTTCACAACGAGCTTGTACCATATACCGAATTAATGCAATTGCTTAGAGCATTAGATAATAAAGCTTTTGTGTTGTTAACCAAAGTCTATACTGATACTATGAGTAAACTGTATAAGAGGGATCTAAAACGTTTCTTTGAGGAAGCCAAGAATAAGCTTATTACTAAACGTTTACAAG CAAATACATCAAGATCTAGCGGCCAAAAAGGTGAGGATTTACTCAACCCGGCACCTATCTGTTTACTGAGTGGTGAAATATGGACACCGGTGGACGAAGGTAATCTTCTGGACTCGGTCCTCGATTGTGTTCTCTCGCAGATGCAACCGGTATGTCTCGCCGAACAAGGATTCTGTGTTTCGTTTCTTCAATTGGACTCTGTTCTTTCGCCTTCCAAA AGCAGCGAGATggaagaaatagaaaatacgAGTAACGGCGCGGCGAGTCCAGGATCGGTGACTTCGACAGCGAGTAAAAGATTGGAACGTCAAGTGAATGAGGATGTGCGCGCGACTATGGCTGCAATATTTCCGTCGTTGGAAACCGAATTGAACAACTTCATTGGCTTTCTGGACAAGATCGACAGCTT CTGGTGTATGTATGTGCTAGTGCGCTTGTCCCAGCATGTTATGTCCGCTCAAGATACTGGCTCGTTTTTATCGATGACATTCGCGTCCGCTCTGATTCACGTAAAACGAGCATTCGACAAGTTCATGCAGGCGCAGCTACAGTCCATATTGTGTGACACGAAAGTCAATCGTCGGCACAAGTGCGGTATATTGCCGTACATAGAGAACTTTGGGCCGTTTGCGAGAACCGCAGAGAAGATTTTCCGCAACTCCGACAGGAAGGTCGATCTTGAAAAATGGTATACGAAACTCGTGAGCGCTATGTTCGAAGCTATCGTCATTCACAGTCGAGAACACCACAAGACGCCACAAGAAGTCATAAAGATGG agaatTTCCACCATCTCTATGATCTCCTTTCACAATTAAAGATTTCTGTATTGGATCATGAGCGAAAGGAAGCTAAACAGAAATATCAGGACGCACTTCGTGCTTATGTTACACAATACTTTGGACGACCTCTTGAGAAACTTAAT CTTTTCTTCGAAGGAGTACAAGCTAAGGTAGGTGCTGGTGTGAAAGCATCCGAAGTTAGTTATCAGATGGCTTTCAGTAAACAAGAGTTGCGACGCGTAGTGAAAGAATATCCTGCAAGAGAAGTTAAAAAGGGTCTGGAGAATTTATATCGAAAAGTTGAGAAACATTTGTGCGAAGAGGAAAATTTGTTACAG GTTGTTTGGCGTGAAATGCAAAATGAGTTCATTGCACAATACAGAAATATTGAAGAGCTCATACAACGTTGTTACCCAGATAGTAATGTAACACTCGAGTTTACTATTCAAGATATTTTAGAATTCTTTTCAGAAATAGCACGTTCTCATTAA